In Miscanthus floridulus cultivar M001 chromosome 5, ASM1932011v1, whole genome shotgun sequence, one genomic interval encodes:
- the LOC136455169 gene encoding uncharacterized protein has translation MLTQELETWSLGKSVFLRRERDIWDQLQRQKGLLAGANELLAAQSTEVEDLRLCCADAKVEAAMAQDQVAPLAARVKELEKELTRVAGERDVFRSRAREAMASGKVLVGQLGAEQSAHQLMKGALNEALTVVEASRTEAVVWRGKAEELGREASRASEAARVEAQRLKEKVEAPRVEAQRWKEKAEASQVEAQHWGQKAEVGERLRGALHTGVNRALAVIASHYIGVDLQAISDGYVLPDDDEEADEAVAKLMEAAVGPGSALAKLFEEEVVPPPPSANAGGPEP, from the exons ATGCTTACCCAAGAGCTAGAGAcctggtccctcgggaagtcggtctttctccggcgggagagggacatctgggaccagctccagcggcagaagggcctgcttgccggtGCCAACGAACTTCTGGCGGCGCAGAGcacggaagtggaggacctccgcctttgttgTGCCGATGCAAAGGTCGAGGCAGCCATGGCCCAGGATCAGGTCGCCCCTCTAGCggcacgggtcaaggagttggagaagGAACTGACCCGTGTGGCCGGTGAGCGGGACGTCTTTAGGTCCCGGGCTAGAGAAGCCATGGCCTCAGGCAAGGTCCTTGttgggcagctaggggcggagcagAGTGCACATCAGCTGATGAAAGGCGCCTTGAATGAGGCCCTTACGGTGGTTGAGGCCTCCCGGActgaggctgtggtctggaggggaaaggccgagg agctagggagagaggcttccagggcgtCCGAGGctgctcgggtcgaggcccagcgcctgaaggagaaggtcgaggcgcctcgggtcgaggcccagcgttggaaggagaaagccgaggcctctcaggtcgaggcccaACACTGGGGgcagaaggccgagg TgggcgagcgactccgaggggcgctgcatacgggcgtcaaccGCGCACTGGCCGTCATCGCTTCGCACTACATTggcgttgacctccaagccattagcgatggctacgtcctacccgacgatgacgaggaggccgacgaggcggTCGCGAAGTTGATGGAGGCGGCGGTGGGCCCTGGctcggcgctggccaagctgtttgaagaggaggtggtccctcccccgccgtctgccaatgctggaggccctgagccttga